In Topomyia yanbarensis strain Yona2022 chromosome 2, ASM3024719v1, whole genome shotgun sequence, one DNA window encodes the following:
- the LOC131686111 gene encoding disks large homolog 5 — MASSDNNSDDGEIMSDYDHMIQVEYLKEKYRDVVSQLKTVSSEKQRLERDFQLLKKELENGKGEFFNTYHEYNVLKQKYDNLRLRYDEYVNDPTHCLKLCDDLKKERNKFKELLKAAELEIETVMSERGTVLKEIQKLYDKNESLERELQSALRCRDDSLKECATLQEKFDILKNRGEFFLESNWNRERTESKDKFEMVTENLESANREIERLKKTLDKAKAEITKAVQETEIAKGRRDWAISEREKIVHERDSVRNLCDEIRKERDTATSKLLAAIRDKDEAYKEIEQLTERLEAQHILKDNINNNVATGELSNHSADSSFRSSHYSTYSLDSSYDLATLHQFHTEVIAIDSSLLQSNTSDWGLTINENSNEFMDSSNTPARMVGPQVISIEHDSAFAGLLMPNDMICQINNIDCSTFSKRKIFKAIKSSLPTCMITVKRPEKRLLLVQISFINGNKNHGLHLETGVYISKVEPDSLAAKDSRLCVGDRIISINGKPADHFKNVNEINTIINDMRNSNLSLIVVKDLANFPLNKGFNTNHLPNMTSCTQTENIACNNLEGAQRDMNRLSLDLGSNNHFMPSAMHYSINTASSTPNSVTASTPSSSKSASKLTGMFQKLKDKMNISNHKECQENDAIAVLDSVLDSDDPEASHNSMYAKTKEKKAKKKARDSQEVPRGTWPRVTMTVHANDNHVGTIVHRIKKERPKLSIPSDNTDSNYFTSSPLNDCNILSPQSTSNGPGINMVNYAIHSKRNSNPVVQIDINRILQSSKHSYDVNLLKSNISGGSIKTSYSRASTYDAMRNNSHSLNLNRHSLNLSSLNRQQLQSPLVQQQNIIDFIPLKSNTSVDSSVLSSKSPTGYNFISKPQFKDNMDCYVPSKISKHLSKYSSDTESFDVESSTMANNMNTLPHAHTRKPSIGNASNSSSNRAVVATNSASPGNCPVVYNSTLYPGISNLQSSSCSHPSNVIRQSGNVLPVGELMGLPQTSYHSHGSSIDYSYNRYSQIQSSKEEVPSGLMGQSYEGGTFPRNKVHQGYRIPSNQSVTSRGSGVKISNGSIDYCSSERASPIPTFQVQVLEPGRITTANKRNSFQDYTARTKPNIGELRYVHIDKSEMSLGIKIFCQGNGGGVFVSNVGENSLASKVGLHIGDQLLEVCGINLRKATYELAAHVLRQCGNSITMLVLYNPEVYNNLTTSEGNIDHSSSPTPQNSPRVTGRSNISTVNTATVNSISTITSKSLSSNTSHQQQMTSSAQASHFKEQPRLVFLETRKNSNLGISLVGGNSNGIFVHGVQKDSIADNAGLRIGDQILEFNGADLRRSTAEHAALEIAKPADNVAVLVLYNIQKFNQIKDKPGDALYIRVGFDRNCDLGDSELSFNKDEVLYVDNTMFGGVPGRWRAWKLDEYGHKLQCGIIPNKLKIEEELRLIGDLQDVDTTTRRGSTSARRSFFKRIKPQRSSSRDSKELASFSNTHLSLYIDSGSINDDGVTSYQRVERLEYKYRPVIILGPLSECVIEKLCIDFPEHFYRCQQNQIRCTKEDMENGIQNNTIADYRRRGSMFEYTTMQTILENKQHHCILDICISAVERLQRNQIYPIVLLLRFKSAKQIKEIKDSRFSSDKISAKAAKEMYEHALKLESDYRQYISVVISGVNIAHMCTQIKAAVDSEQKKILWVPVSTNV; from the exons ATGGCATCCAGTGACAACAACAGTGATGACGGAG AAATCATGTCTGATTACGACCACATGATCCAAGTtgaatatttaaaagaaaaatacagAGATGTTGTGTCGCAATTAAAAACTGTATCTAGCGAAAAACAAAG GTTAGAACGAGATTTCCAATTGCTCAAAAAGGAACTCGAAAATGGCAAAGGTGAATTTTTCAACACATATCACGAATATAATGTGCTGAAACAAAAGTATGATAATCTTCGCCTGCGGTACGATGAGTATGTGAATGACCCAACACATTGTTTGAAACTGTGCGATGATCTAAAAAAAGAACGCAATAAATTTAAAGAGCTACTAAAGGCAGCTGAGCTTGAAATTGAAACCGTCATGTCCGAACGAGGTACTGTACTCAAAGAAATTCAAAAACTTTACGATAAAAATGAGAGCTTGGAACGTGAACTGCAGTCAGCGTTGCGATGTCGTGATGATTCGCTTAAAGAATGTGCAACATTGCAAGAAAagtttgatattctcaaaaatcgGGGTGAATTTTTTCTGGAATCAAATTGGAATCGCGAACGAACCGAAAGCAAGGACAAGTTCGAAATGGTGACTGAAAACCTCGAATCAGCTAACAGAGAAATTGAAAGGTTGAAAAAAACATTGGATAAGGCGAAAGCGGAAATAACTAAAGCTGTACAAGAAACCGAAATAGCAAAAGGACGGAGAGACTGGGCAATTTCCGAACGAGAAAAAATTGTCCATGAACGGGATAGTGTACGAAATCTATGTGACGAGATTCGTAAAGAACGAGACACGGCTACGTCCAAACTGCTTGCAGCTATTAGAGATAAAGATGAGGCATACAAGGAGATTGAGCAATTGACAGAACGTTTGGAAGCTCAACATATTCTAAAAGATAATATAAATAACAACGTTGCAACTGGTGAACTTTCAAATCATTCTGCTGATAGTAGCTTTAGAAGTTCACATTACAGCACCTACAGTTTGGATTCGTCATACGATTTAGCAACTCTTCATCAATTTCATACGGAAGTTATAGCAATTGATTCATCCCTGTTACAAAGTAATACTTCTGACTGGGGTTTGACGATAAACGAAAATTCAAACGAATTCATGGATAGTAGTAATACACCAGCTCGTATGGTTGGTCCGCAAGTAATTTCCATTGAACATGATTCTGCATTCGCTGGACTGCTGATGCCTAATGATATGATTTGTCAGATTAATAATATTGATTGTAGTACATTTTCTAAAAGGaaaattttcaaagctattaaaagcagccttCCGACTTGTATGATAACTGTGAAGCGACCAGAAAAACGACTTTTGCTTGTTCAAATTAGTTTTATAAATGGAAACAAGAATCATGGACTTCATTTAGAAACAGGAGTATACATTTCAAAAGTTGAACCTGACTCTTTGGCTGCTAAAGATAGTAGACTATGTGTAGGGGACAGAATTATTTCAATTAACGGGAAGCCTGCAGATCATTTTAAAAACGTTAATGAAATAAACACAATTATTAATGATATGAGAAACAGTAATCTCAGTCTAATTGTAGTTAAAGATCTAGCAAACTTTCCTCTTAATAAGGGATTTAACACAAACCATTTGCCAAATATGACTAGTTGTACACAAACAGAAAACATTGCATGTAATAATCTTGAAGGCGCACAGCGAGACATGAACCGGTTAAGTTTGGATCTTGGAAGCAATAATCATTTCATGCCTTCAGCAATGCATTACAGCATAAACACAGCGTCAAGTACACCAAATTCGGTAACCGCAAGTACGCCGTCTTCTTCCAAGTCAGCATCTAAACTAACTGGAATGTTTCAAAAATTGAAagataaaatgaacattagTAACCACAAAGAATGCCAGGAAAATGATGCAATTGCTGTTCTTGATTCGGTTCTGGATAGCGATGACCCCGAAGCTTCCCACAATTCTATGTACGCAAAGACTAAGGAAAAGAAAGCAAAAAAGAAAGCTAGAGATTCACAAGAAGTTCCTCGGGGAACTTGGCCTCGCGTTACGATGACTGTACATGCGAATGATAACCACGTTGGAACAATAGTTCATAGAATAAAAAAAGAGCGACCAAAATTAAGTATTCCATCTGACAATACTGACAGTAATTATTTTACCTCATCACCTTTAAACGACTGCAATATACTATCTCCACAATCCACGTCCAACGGTCCCGGAATCAACATGGTGAATTATGCAATCCATAGTAAACGAAACTCAAATCCTGTCGTGCAAATTGACATTAATCGCATACTTCAGTCATCGAAACATAGTTATGATGTCAACTTACTCAAATCAAATATCTCCGGAGGAAGCATTAAAACGTCATATTCCAGAGCTTCAACATACGACGCCATGCGCAACAATAGCCACAGTTTGAATTTAAACCGACACAGCCTAAATTTGTCATCATTAAATAGGCAACAACTGCAGTCACCACTGGTGCAGCAACAGAACATAATCGATTTCATTCCTTTGAAAAGTAATACGTCTGTTGATTCTTCTGTGTTATCTTCCAAAAGTCCAACTGGGTACAACTTTATTAGTAAACCACAATTTAAAGATAATATGGATTGTTATGTGCCGTCCAAAATTTCGAAGCATCTCTCTAAATATTCAAGTGATACTGAAAGTTTTGATGTGGAAAGTAGTACAATGGCGAATAATATGAACACTCTTCCTCATGCACATACGAGGAAGCCATCAATTGGGAATGCTAGTAACTCTTCATCAAACAGAGCCGTTGTAGCAACGAATTCTGCAAGCCCAGGTAATTGCCCTGTCGTGTACAATTCTACGTTATATCCAGGAATTTCAAATCTGCAATCTAGTAGTTGCTCGCATCCTTCGAATGTAATACGACAATCAGGCAATGTTTTACCCGTAGGAGAGTTGATGGGTCTACCTCAAACATCTTATCATTCACACGGTTCATCCATCGATTATTCGTACAATAGATACAGTCAAATACAATCTTCCAAAGAAGAAGTTCCGTCAGGATTGATGGGCCAAAGCTAtgaaggaggaacatttccacGTAATAAGGTTCATCAGGGATACCGTATTCCTTCTAATCAGAGTGTGACCAGCCGCGGTAGCGGTGTAAAAATCAGCAATGGTTCTATTGATTATTGTAGTTCCGAAAGAGCATCGCCTATTCCGACGTTTCAAGTACAGGTATTGGAACCAGGTCGAATAACAACAGCAAACAAACGAAACTCCTTCCAAGACTACACAGCTCGAACCAAACCTAACATAGGGGAGCTTCGTTACGTACACATTGATAAGAGTGAAATGTCTcttggcattaaaattttttgtCAAGGAAATGGTGGTGGAGTATTCGTTTCCAACGTTGGAGAGAATAGTCTTGCTAGCAAAGTAGGACTACACATCGGCGATCAACTGCTGGAAGTTTGCGGAATAAATTTGAGGAAAGCTACCTACGAGCTGGCAGCACATGTTCTTCGTCAATGTGGAAATTCAATTACTATGCTCGTATTATATAATCCGGAGGTGTATAATAATCTTACTACCAGCGAAGGTAATATTGATCACTCAAGTTCACCAACTCCACAAAATTCACCACGTGTAACTGGACGGTCAAATATTTCTACGGTTAACACAGCAACGGTCAATTCAATATCCACAATAACTTCGAAGAGTCTGTCTAGTAATACTAGCCATCAGCAACAAATGACAAGTTCTGCTCAAGCTAGTCATTTCAAAGAACAACCACGATTGGTATTCTTAGAAACGAGAAAAAATTCTAATTTAGGAATTAGCCTTGTTGGAGGAAACTCAAACGGAATTTTCGTACATGGGGTTCAAAAGGATTCGATAGCAGATAACGCTGGTTTACGGATAGGCGACCAAATATTGGAATTTAACGGTGCTGACTTGAGACGTTCGACAGCTGAGCATGCTGCCTTGGAAATAGCAAAACCAGCAGACAACGTTGCTGTCCTAGTTTTGTATAATATTCAGA AATTCAATCAAATTAAGGACAAACCAGGTGATGCCCTATACATAAGAGTTGGTTTTGATCGAAATTGCGATCTTGGGGACTCAGAATTATCATTCAATAAAGACGAAGTATTATATGTCGACAACACGATGTTTGGAGGAGTTCCTGGGCGATGGCGGGCATGGAAATTGGACGAATATGGTCATAAACTACAGTGTGGAATTATTCCCAATAAGCTAAA GATCGAAGAAGAACTAAGATTAATTGGCGATTTACAAGATGTTGACACAACTACAAGAAGAGGGTCGACGTCGGCGAGGCGATCTTTTTTCAAGAGAATTAAACCTCAACGAAGTTCATCGAGGGATTCGAAAGAACTAGCAAGTTTTAGTAACACCCATCTGAGCTTATACATTGATTCGGGTTCTATAAATGACGATGGCGTTACTAGTTATCAAAGAGTTGAACGACTAGAAT ACAAGTATCGGCCTGTGATAATTTTGGGGCCTTTGTCCGAATGTGTAATTGAAAAACTTTGTATTGATTTTCCTGAGCATTTCTATAGATGTCAGCAAAATCAAATacgatgtacaaaagaagacaTGGAAAATGGTATACAAAATAACACAATCGCTGATTATCGCCGTAGAGGAAGCATGTTTGAATACACTACAATGCAAACGATTCTGGAAAACAAG CAACATCACTGCATTTTAGATATTTGCATATCGGCCGTTGAGCGGCTGCAGAGAAATCAGATATATCCGATAGTTTTACTTTTGCGATTTAAATCAGCAAAGCAGATAAAGGAAATTAAAGATTCGCGATTTTCAAGTGATAAAATTTCAGCAAAGGCTGCCAAGGAAATGTATGAGCATGCTTTGAAACTGGAGTCTGATTATCGACAGTACATTTCAG TTGTCATTTCCGGTGTTAACATTGCTCATATGTGTACCCAGATAAAAGCTGCAGTTGATAGCGAACAAAAGAAAATACTGTGGGTCCCAGTTTCGACAAATGTATGA
- the LOC131686112 gene encoding F-actin-capping protein subunit beta, translating to MTEQQMDCALDLMRRLPPQQIEKNLIDLIDLAPALCEDLLTSVDQPLKIAKDKETGKDYLLCDYNRDGDSYRSPWSNTYDPPLEDGSMPSERLRKLEIEANHAFDQYREMYYEGGVSSAYLWDLDHGFAGVILIKKAGEGNQKTKGCWDSIHVVEVQEKSSGRTAHYKLTSTAMLWLQTQKQTSGTINLGGSLTRQIEQDAPVSESSPHIANIGRIVEDMENKIRNTLNEIYFGKTKDIINGLRSIQSLADTNQQAAMKKDLAAALLRRTGKGEN from the exons ATG ACGGAACAACAAATGGATTGTGCTTTAGATTTAATGAGAAGACTTCCTCCGCAACAAATTGagaaaaatttgattgatttgatagATCTGGCTCCTGCATTATGCGAAGATCTATTGACATCTGTAGATCAGCCATTGAAAATAGCTAAAGATAAGGAAACAGGAAAAGATTATTTGTTGTGTGACTACAATCGCGATGGTGACTCATATCGATCCCCTTGGTCCAATACCTATGATCCACCGTTAGAAGATGGATCAATGCCATCTGAACGTCTTCGTAAACTGGAAATTGAAGCGAATCATGCTTTTGATCAATATCGTGAGATGTACTACGAAGGCGGCGTATCGTCCGCATATTTGTGGGATTTGGATCATGGCTTTGCCGGagttattttaattaaaaaggCTGGAGAGGGCAATCAAAAAACTAAAGGATGCTGGGATTCGATCCACGTTGTAGAGGTACAGGAAAAAAGCTCTGGAAGAACCGCGCATTACAAGCTGACTTCGACAGCGATGCTTTGGCTGCAGACACAGAAACAAACGTCTGGAACAATCAACCTAGGTGGTAGTTTAACTAGACAG ATCGAGCAGGATGCACCCGTGAGTGAAAGCAGTCCGCACATTGCGAATATTGGTCGCATCGTTGAAGACATGGAAAATAAAATACGAAATacattgaatgaaatatattttggaaaaactaAGGATATAATTAACGGTTTAAGAAGCATTCAATCGCTGGCTGATACAAATCAGCAAGCTGCTATGAAAAAGGATCTAGCTGCAGCACTTCTTCGACGAACTGGAAAAGGAGAAAACTGA